The genomic stretch ACTTTTTACATCTAcacaaaattaacatatctctTTGCATTTCATAAAGCAACAAGTTATTATGTTCAGcgaaaatgatatatatatatatatattttgataatcgtggtattatccaaaaaaatttcaaaattcaaaGACTAATCATTACAAAGATTGTATAAATCTGAGTTTTTTTGTCATTTGAAACGTCTGCGATTGGACAGATTCGAATCAGAGTAACAGAATTCACAGCTATGAACTCTTTATCGCCAGAGCTGGAaacttcatttttaatatatacatcGTGAATTTAGATACCTTTTcggtattatttttataatttgtaaatatggATTTTATGGATTCACAATCAGTTTTTACATCTACTGAAAGCTCACTAAACTAATATGAACATAAACGCTCATTTTAATCTAGTATGTATATTGCATTTGCATATagattaaatattatttgaagtttatatattttcgaGAACATACATTTTTGTATCTCACATCCTAAGCAATATATTAAATCCTAagcaatatataaaatagatgaTCAATCCACTAATCACTAATTAGTTTTAGGTTGATAACATCTAGCTTAACATACATTTGAAGAATCAACCAAGATAACTCACgttatttttattagataagacGCAAAAGCATACATATTACATCTAcacaaaattaacatatctctTTGCATTTCATCAGAAGCAACAAGTTATACTGTTTAGCGAAAACGATACACACATCGTGGATTTGATACCTTTTcgatattatttatatataatttgtaaatatcgATTCTCTGAATTCACAATCGGCTTTTACATCTACAGAAAGCTCACTAAACTAAGATAAACATGAACTCTCATTTTAATCTAGTATGCATGTTACATTTGCATAGATTAAAGATTAtttgaagtttattttatttccgAGAGCAATCATTAGAGGAATCAACCAAGATAATTCACGTTATTTTTATTAGAAAGGACACAAAAGCATACATACTACAGAAGCAAACTAAACCGCTACTTTTAATATAGCTTAGTTTTAGATCTGTCCCGGTGGGTAATGAGCAGCTCCCGTGGTTCGGCTAGGGTAGGCGGTGTGTCCAggaaggtggtggtggtgaaccTGAGCGTCCGCCGCATGCTCAGCCTTAGACTCGTGGAGCTCGGCCTTGGCCTGCGCCTCCTTAGACTTCTCTCGCTC from Brassica napus cultivar Da-Ae unplaced genomic scaffold, Da-Ae ScsIHWf_228;HRSCAF=393, whole genome shotgun sequence encodes the following:
- the LOC111211095 gene encoding late embryogenesis abundant protein 18-like, with amino-acid sequence MHSAKEKISDIASTAKEKLNIGGAKAQGHAEKTMARTSEEKKMAHEREKSKEAQAKAELHESKAEHAADAQVHHHHLPGHTAYPSRTTGAAHYPPGQI